Proteins encoded by one window of Phenylobacterium soli:
- the cpaB gene encoding Flp pilus assembly protein CpaB yields the protein MITIVSLGASAVLGLGALVVAKTVLPNVAAAKAGVAASPASAGVAIVVASKDIKYGDKLDASMLTIVKAPAEVAPVGAFSTIQQVLSQDHGGAPVALQPIAVREALLPAKLSGPGARPSVAAEVAEGMRAYTIKVTDVTGAGGHALPGDHVDVVLMRDLTPTAQNRTYVSDVVIQNIRVLGVDLNADLASSKAAEPKNVTLEVSVEDAQKLSIAATLGTLSIALRRTGEADVQQTRMMATPAFLSNAGGLPASGGVRRVVSRGGGVYRGPGLITVVEYSGKGRAAAPAPAPAAPAPAAPSAPANEKPAA from the coding sequence ATGATCACCATCGTCAGTCTCGGCGCCTCGGCCGTGCTGGGCCTCGGCGCCCTGGTCGTCGCCAAGACCGTGCTGCCGAACGTGGCCGCCGCCAAGGCCGGCGTCGCCGCCTCGCCGGCCTCGGCCGGGGTGGCGATCGTGGTCGCCTCCAAGGACATCAAGTACGGCGACAAGCTCGACGCCAGCATGCTGACGATCGTCAAGGCGCCGGCCGAGGTCGCGCCCGTCGGCGCCTTCTCGACCATCCAGCAGGTCCTGTCGCAGGATCATGGCGGCGCGCCGGTGGCGCTGCAGCCGATCGCCGTGCGCGAGGCCCTGCTGCCCGCCAAGCTCTCCGGTCCGGGCGCCCGTCCCTCGGTCGCCGCCGAGGTCGCCGAGGGCATGCGCGCCTATACGATCAAGGTGACGGACGTCACCGGCGCCGGCGGCCATGCCCTGCCGGGCGACCACGTCGACGTCGTGCTGATGCGCGACCTGACGCCGACCGCCCAGAACCGCACCTACGTCTCCGACGTGGTGATCCAGAACATCCGCGTCCTCGGCGTCGACCTCAACGCCGACCTCGCCTCGAGCAAGGCCGCCGAGCCGAAGAACGTCACCCTCGAGGTGTCGGTGGAGGACGCCCAGAAGCTGTCCATCGCCGCCACCCTCGGCACGCTGTCCATCGCCCTGCGCCGCACCGGCGAGGCCGACGTGCAGCAGACCCGGATGATGGCGACGCCGGCCTTCCTGTCCAACGCCGGCGGCCTGCCCGCGTCCGGCGGCGTTCGCCGCGTGGTGAGCCGTGGCGGCGGGGTCTATCGCGGCCCAGGCCTGATCACCGTCGTCGAATATTCCGGCAAGGGCCGCGCCGCGGCTCCGGCGCCTGCGCCGGCCGCCCCCGCCCCTGCCGCCCCGTCCGCGCCGGCTAACGAAAAGCCCGCGGCCTGA